Below is a genomic region from Periplaneta americana isolate PAMFEO1 chromosome 7, P.americana_PAMFEO1_priV1, whole genome shotgun sequence.
ctagctataaggcaaatgtcgggtaatctttggcgaatccccgggcccatctcgctatcaccaattccatcgatgctaaataacactCATTGCATAAACCCTGTACCTCCTATTACAGTAGAACTCTTAattatccggactaattgggTATCAGGCTGATCGGATATGCAGAAATCTGGATAATTGGATATAGCTCaggaataattaagaaaaaaatgatgTCTGACAAGATAAAAAACCAATTTTTATTGATAAAAACTAAGCAAACaaggtatgtatgtactgtactgaACTATTAACATAGTacgttaaacaaaaaattaagatacagtattgtatacaaatttattttagtaCAGTACATAATTCAGTATAGTATCTGTACTCTGTTTTACTTGGAACATCTCGTTGCTTTGGAGAAGTCACTCGTCGTTCTCACGATTTACTGTacagtattaatttttgtattttccccCAAATCCATCTGGATAATTAGAGTTCCACTGTATCTTATTTGGTACACACTGTAGTTTGAGATGGCAGGAACATTAAAGAGTGAACAAATAGGTGATATGGTTGCTTAATTTATATCTCTCTCTAGTTTTTAGAATTTAAGTTTCACTTATCTTCAAATAGGTCTTCGTGAATAGCTTTAAGTCAGGATGTTAAAATCATTTTCTATTTATACAGAAAGCGTGAAGAGAAAATGCTGAAAGTCTTGAAAACAAAACAAGCTCTTGAGAAACAAAAACAGGATACGGAGTTGCGGTtgcagagagagaaagaagaaaagttgaAACAGGTGATGCAAGAACGAGAGGACAAGATGAAAGAACAAATGCAACAGAAAAAGCAGTATGCCCAACAAAAAGCTGCAGAAATAGAGGAGCGCAGGAGGCAAGAGGAAGCAGCTCGTCTAGCCAAGTTGAAGGAGCAGGTTGGATTACAAAACATTTTGACAGTTATATTGTCTATAGATTTAGAAGTGTGCATATCCATATATGTgtgtttttaattctatattgagTCATAATTGATTTATATCTACTCGTATTttcacttctctttttttttttttttaaacaatttattgatcgatcagcgcatttagcgctatacagatcatttctaaaaattataaatacaatatatgacactgaattgagggcagcctagattgggctcctcaatgaacaaaaataattgttaataagtaattgtttacataggttggtgtgatgataaattttgattataatatgaggtccattggaagtcggctcttgattctggtgggaaatgtggtcttccttccgagagagtagtggatggcgcctggaacattttctaggttgtcatagaacttcttagcttgtgaatgaataaactgtttgattgtgtcaataccagtttctctgtgtagttggctgttacggacaaaccaaggagaattgagtgaaattcgtaggactttattttgaaatgactggatgtgtttaatttcactttttgcagctcctccccagacaggacaggcataaagcagtagaggtcgtaatagagatgtgtaaagtagcatgcaattttgtagctttagagatgatttcttgttgaggagcggatataatttagcgagtcttgagtaggccaatttaagtttgttgttgatgtgatgtttccatgacagacagcgatctaagtgcactccaagatattttacagcttcatcctttggtttccacggtatcacgttggttgaaagatttatgcatggaggattagcaggacgacacaaagtaaatatcattgcttcgcgtttattgtagttcagtgcgccaattttcaatccaagggcatatgatgtttaaggcttcctgaaggtgatttgaggctatgttaatgttgcgatgggttgcataaatagctgtatcgtctgcacacatagcaatttgtgcagttggtTTTCACTTCTTGAATATGCACTTCATTGTGTGTGTTTAACCATCTACAGTGCTTTGCAATATTGTTAGCATCATTGTTACCTTTCAAATCGAGCCCTTGTGGCAGTTCCTGTGAATCAGGTTCGAGTTTTAGAAGAATGAGATCTCATATATGGGAACTCGTTGAAACTGAAGTATCGATATGTTATCTTGTTTAATTACTGTGTCtcattttattgtattcaggaagAAGAACAGCGTCGCCTCCAAGCAGCCCGCAAGAAGGAACAAGAAGAAGCTGAAAGACATCAGTTGCAGCTTTTGGCTGAGGAAAGGGAAGCCGCTATCCAAAGgcaagttttattcatttttctttacaGTATTATGGACTAATGAATGACAGCTCGTCTAACATACAGCAGAAATCAGGTTAATTGAcatctattaatttaatatttttgtttattattttctttcagagaGCTACAAGCTTCGAAGCTGGCCCAAATTCAGGCAAAAATGTTGAAGGAAAAGCAAATTAAAGGAAAGGTATGATTAATAATAGAAATGAAGTAGCCTACATTGTGTAATACTGAAGTTACATGTTCATTTACCTATGAGTAAAAGTCGTGAAACAATTTTTCTATCATGAAAGGTACcttataaattacagtaaaaccccgataagatgctgttcaagggGCCATGTGTAAACTACATATTAACCGGTAGTTTgtaaataagtagtagtagtaaagtgcAACTGTAGAAAATACTTTCGTGAAATAGAAACTCTAGTATTTGTATTATTTACTAGAGAATTTACTTGTGATGTGCAAGACCATACCTTTATAGAATAGACCCTTGAAATCCTCTTATTTATTTGGTGATATTGTGGTGTTGGATCTGACTGGAGTTTAAGAGCACAAACCCAGTTTAGGCCGGTGGATTTTAAAGGGTGTTAAAATCCTTAACTTGCCTACCTCTAAGGGGGAAGTAAATCTGGGAGCACCATGCTGTGGATTTACAGCACataaaagaaccctgtccctgatAAAGGGTTCCAGACAAAGTTCATCAGTCATTTTTCTCTCACATTTAATTGCAATactgaataacctctgcaattgaaagtgtcattaaataaaatactagccCTACTGCTACCGCCACCTTACACTGTCATGCTTTGCACCACAGAACTATGATCTTCTTCCCCTCCtctgacaaaatatttttattgtctaaaaaaaaattaattttactctcaTCTGACATGAAAAGTATGATAACTCTCAACTACCAAGGACACCTTGATAAAGACGTAATGTATACcatgtattattgtatttgtggacgaaatatattttttttgtgtttgaaGGGTATGGATATGACACACTATTGTGTACTTTGTTGGTAATCAATCACTTATATTAATATCTTTCTTTTCAGactgaaacaaaagtaaaaacTGTGCCATCTACATCAATTATGGACAGAACTTTCGATATGCCAGCTAAACATAATGTGGAAGATTACGGAATTGATGAGGTTCCAGGAGATTCCAGTGAAGACGAAGAGAAGCCGAAGAAAAGTATAATGCCTTGGGCGAAAAGTAAGCTAAAAGTATTGTTGTATTTAGATAGCTTGGCCAGCTGTAATATTCTGCACAGTAAACTAGGCAAGTCCATTTGATCTGACGAAAAAAAAGGGGTGTATGGGGTAGTCGCTGTGCAACTAATGTATAGAGTAGTGCATAGTATACTAACTATTGCAAAAACATTAATATCGTAATGGAACCAATAAAGACATTGTAGTTTACTTTAGTGTGAGTGGAAGAGTGAGAAAAGGAAAGACTGCATTgtgttaagtacgagtgtttggGTAGCAGTGAGTGGAAAAACTATGATCGTCCATGGATTGCAGGTACGTGACCAATGTTTTTCAACATAGCTGTAACTTCGTCAGCATGCATGCAGTTCTCCTCCTTCCCCTCCTGTTCCACTAAATATGCTGCGAAACTGACTCACTCCTACCACCCTTACTCGACTGTTCGTGCATAACACCagccaagtccacacctgtggagtaatagtgCATCTGgttgcgaaatcaggtggcccgggttcgattcccagtcggagcaagttacctggttgagtttttttccagggtttttcctcaattaatatttgaggagaaaaattcgtttctgtgccggagatcgaacccgggtccttagttctacgtaccatgtgctctgacaactgagctacgccgaattcaatccacagcaccggatcgaacctcctccttcaatgttttcctttatggcctgactccaagttaggcatatatgttgacgtatatgtccaatgtcaactgccattatgttaggagcgcactcagctgagtgacttgtttggccgggattccgcagttaagtgcacagtaatctgtacagacatatagactgcagctatgagaatattatagattttattaatttgtcctacagaataatatctgtaatattgacaattaatatttgaggagaaaatctataatagtttttcctcaacccaatatgagcaaatgctgggtaactttcagtgctggaccccagactcatttcactggcattatcaccttcatctcattcagacgctaaataacctaagatgttgataaagcgtcataaaataacctacttaaaaaaaacaccAGCCAAGCTATCGAAACACAACAGTAACGTCATAGAAAGTATATTTATGGTATCTGAAAGGAATcaaatctcaataataataataataataataatagttttatttattttccctggcagagttaaggccatcaggccttctcttccactcaaccaggataaaatcacatacaaaaaaatacataccagtatataaatattaacttaaaaataataataaacataattaagtaaaaaagagagattgaatacatatacacaatcagtattaactttaaaataacaataataaaaatatatatatatatatatatatatatatatatatatatatatatatataataaaaaaaaagagactgtacataatcacaaacaagaaaatacatctagtatacagtattaacttaaaaaaaaaaaaaaaaagaattaatacatacgaatataatctcacaactaaaggaatagtagaattagtatgatcagcacagcacgtgttacattgagacaatgacaattacctagatatgtgttaatggaaaaataatggtTTAATGTGGTTTAGAAGGG
It encodes:
- the LOC138703605 gene encoding inner centromere protein-like translates to MLKEKQIKGKTETKVKTVPSTSIMDRTFDMPAKHNVEDYGIDEVPGDSSEDEEKPKKSIMPWAKKEERRKCLDMQAYKNKQYYADFFTCEEKTPDLNKIFREYGVKKWTRTSSAIWNTPPRLSMLPN